Proteins from one Solirubrobacterales bacterium genomic window:
- a CDS encoding type II toxin-antitoxin system VapB family antitoxin translates to MRTNIEIDDDVLRAAQKVAGTTTKRETVDYALRELAARQKRLDFLKLRGKVAWEGDLDDMRAGREWSL, encoded by the coding sequence ATGCGAACGAATATCGAGATTGACGATGACGTACTGCGAGCGGCGCAGAAGGTGGCCGGCACCACGACCAAGCGGGAAACCGTGGACTATGCGCTGCGCGAGCTGGCGGCCCGGCAGAAGCGGCTCGATTTCCTGAAGCTCCGTGGAAAGGTCGCTTGGGAAGGCGACCTCGACGACATGCGCGCTGGTCGCGAATGGTCGTTGTAG
- the trpB gene encoding tryptophan synthase subunit beta has protein sequence MSGFEPTVTQISQINAHAEEVEHRFGEYGGQYVPETLMPALQELELAWVSARDDTSFQAELHTLLCDYAGRPTSLYLAERLSDHMGYPIYLKREDLLHTGAHKINNALGQALIAKRIGKKRIIAETGAGQHGVATATACARLNLECEIFMGEEDIRRQAPNVARMHLLGAKVTPVKAGSKTLKEAVSAAIRNWVETVEDTHYILGSAVGPAPFPAMVRDLQRVIGDEARGQICHMAERLPARVIACVGAGSNAIGTFKAFEKDSKIELIGVEAGGHGLSSGSHGATLTAGSTGILHGSRSSVLQTEDGQIQEAHSISAGLDYPGVGPEHSYLRDIGRVQYYSATDEEALAALQLVCKLEGIIPALESSHAIAWLLDNPGGDMDLVTLSGRGDKDMDEVMRLTGLKDEL, from the coding sequence ATGAGCGGTTTCGAGCCCACAGTCACGCAGATCTCGCAGATTAACGCCCACGCAGAAGAGGTCGAGCACCGCTTTGGCGAGTACGGCGGGCAGTACGTGCCAGAAACCCTGATGCCGGCCCTTCAAGAGCTTGAGCTTGCCTGGGTCAGCGCGCGCGACGACACGTCCTTTCAAGCCGAGCTGCACACGCTGCTCTGCGATTACGCCGGTCGCCCGACCTCGTTGTATCTCGCCGAACGGCTCTCGGATCACATGGGCTACCCGATCTATCTCAAGCGCGAGGACCTGCTGCACACCGGTGCGCACAAGATCAACAATGCCCTCGGCCAGGCGCTGATCGCCAAGCGCATCGGCAAGAAGCGCATCATCGCCGAGACCGGTGCCGGTCAGCACGGCGTCGCCACGGCGACCGCCTGCGCCCGCCTGAACCTCGAGTGCGAGATATTCATGGGCGAGGAAGACATCCGCCGCCAGGCGCCGAACGTCGCGCGGATGCATTTGCTTGGCGCGAAGGTCACGCCCGTCAAGGCTGGATCAAAGACTTTGAAAGAAGCCGTTTCCGCGGCGATCCGCAACTGGGTCGAAACCGTTGAAGACACGCACTACATCCTTGGTTCTGCTGTTGGACCCGCCCCGTTTCCGGCGATGGTTCGCGACCTCCAGCGCGTGATCGGCGACGAGGCGCGCGGCCAGATCTGCCACATGGCCGAACGCCTCCCAGCGCGAGTTATCGCGTGCGTCGGGGCAGGCTCAAACGCGATCGGCACGTTCAAAGCATTTGAGAAGGACAGCAAGATCGAGTTGATCGGCGTGGAGGCCGGCGGCCACGGGCTTTCGTCCGGCTCGCACGGCGCCACTCTTACGGCCGGATCGACCGGCATTCTGCACGGCTCGCGCTCGTCGGTCTTGCAAACCGAGGACGGGCAGATCCAGGAGGCACACTCGATTTCCGCCGGCCTCGACTACCCGGGCGTTGGACCGGAACACTCTTACCTACGCGACATCGGCCGCGTGCAGTACTACTCCGCGACCGACGAAGAGGCTTTGGCGGCGCTACAGCTTGTGTGCAAGCTCGAGGGCATCATCCCGGCGCTTGAGAGCTCGCACGCGATCGCATGGTTGCTCGACAACCCCGGCGGCGACATGGACCTCGTAACGCTCAGCGGCCGCGGCGACAAGGACATGGACGAAGTGATGCGCCTGACAGGTCTGAAGGACGAGCTCTAG
- the trpD gene encoding anthranilate phosphoribosyltransferase, producing MTEAIDAAASGDDLSTGTAAGVLDEIMSGRVGEVQTAAFLIALRTKGETADELAGLARTMRHHALPVSTGRDDLVDTAGTGGGTPTFNVSTTAAFVACGAGCAIAKHGNRSNTSKSGSADLLEALGANIELDPEAVAELIDEIGFGFMFAPAYHAAMKYVVPVRKALAVRTAFNFLGPLTNPAGASHQLIGVSDPRFQDVIAQALAELGTEHSMVVHGMEKLDELSATQSTRVTEIRGSEITSHEVTPEDLGLESVEPGRFSAGTPGENAATTRAVLSGSDGPDRTLTIINAAAAIYVGGRASSLADGVQQATKSIDSGAAHDKLNQFVERSQLLAR from the coding sequence GTGACGGAGGCAATCGATGCCGCTGCATCGGGCGATGACCTCTCGACCGGAACAGCAGCTGGAGTGCTCGATGAGATCATGTCGGGGCGCGTGGGAGAGGTTCAGACCGCCGCCTTCCTGATCGCCCTGCGAACCAAGGGCGAGACTGCCGACGAATTGGCCGGACTTGCACGGACGATGCGCCACCACGCGCTCCCTGTGAGCACCGGTCGTGACGATCTTGTGGACACGGCAGGCACGGGCGGAGGGACGCCGACCTTCAACGTCTCGACCACGGCCGCGTTCGTCGCTTGCGGTGCCGGTTGTGCAATCGCCAAGCACGGCAACAGGTCAAACACCAGCAAGAGCGGCAGCGCCGACCTGCTCGAGGCGCTCGGCGCCAACATCGAGCTCGATCCGGAAGCAGTCGCCGAACTGATCGATGAGATCGGCTTCGGGTTCATGTTCGCGCCGGCCTACCACGCGGCGATGAAGTACGTCGTCCCGGTCCGCAAGGCGCTCGCCGTAAGAACCGCTTTCAACTTCCTCGGCCCGCTCACGAACCCCGCAGGCGCCAGTCACCAGCTGATCGGCGTCTCCGACCCGCGCTTCCAAGACGTCATCGCGCAGGCGCTTGCCGAACTCGGCACTGAGCACTCGATGGTCGTCCACGGCATGGAGAAACTCGACGAGCTTTCAGCCACCCAGTCAACTCGAGTCACCGAAATCCGCGGCAGCGAAATCACCTCACACGAGGTGACTCCCGAAGATCTGGGCCTCGAAAGCGTCGAACCCGGCCGATTCTCCGCAGGAACTCCGGGCGAAAACGCAGCCACCACCCGCGCAGTGCTGAGTGGTTCCGACGGCCCAGACCGTACGCTTACGATCATCAATGCCGCAGCGGCGATCTACGTCGGCGGCAGGGCCAGCTCACTGGCCGATGGCGTGCAGCAGGCGACAAAGTCGATTGACTCAGGCGCCGCACATGACAAACTGAATCAGTTCGTGGAGCGTTCACAGCTCCTCGCCAGGTAG
- a CDS encoding transposase encodes IDSSQTTALVTNALGMAVGERNPGVGSIIHSDRGAQFTSWAFSHKVKGAGLAPSMGSARSAHDNAMMESFWARMQVELLNRKRWKTRIELATAIHDYIELFHNTKRRHSALNMLTPVEFETQHQSNQLAA; translated from the coding sequence ATCGACAGCTCGCAGACGACAGCGCTCGTCACCAACGCACTTGGAATGGCCGTTGGCGAACGCAACCCAGGCGTCGGCTCGATAATTCACAGCGACCGCGGAGCTCAATTTACGTCTTGGGCGTTCAGCCACAAGGTCAAGGGCGCAGGCCTCGCCCCGTCGATGGGCTCTGCCCGATCGGCCCATGACAACGCAATGATGGAATCGTTCTGGGCTCGCATGCAAGTTGAACTGCTCAACCGCAAACGATGGAAGACGAGGATCGAACTAGCAACGGCCATTCACGACTACATCGAGCTCTTTCACAACACCAAGCGCCGGCACAGCGCTCTCAATATGCTGACGCCGGTTGAGTTCGAAACTCAACACCAATCAAACCAACTGGCTGCTTGA
- a CDS encoding trypsin-like peptidase domain-containing protein: MNDFDQTPQSPASRGGSSAGLSFVSAVIGGAIVAAIIAVLIVTGVIGDKETVVTSSGGVAATTANASGEAKTVGAIYKQASPAVVSLQTRVASGSDNAFGQQQEGTATGTGFVISDDGYIVTNDHVVAGFKGDVKVTFGDDKTISGKVIGQDPSNDIAIVKVDKGDHKLTTLPLGDSSKVAVGDPVVAIGNPFGLNQSVTTGIVSALQRTITAPNNFSIDNVIQTDAAINPGNSGGPLLNGAGEVIGVNSQIATGGGAGGGGNVGIGFAVPADTVKKIIPQLEKNGKVEYAYLGVSTGTLPTAAAERLKLGTDAGAVVACVVKGGPGEKAGLTAGGQDTATIDGAQFNLDADVITKVAGKDVKTSTDVQKAVLQKKPGDEIEINVTRNGDNKTLKAKLGTRPTSTTNNCSDPQTQP, encoded by the coding sequence ATGAACGATTTTGACCAAACCCCTCAGTCGCCGGCATCCCGTGGCGGCTCAAGCGCCGGACTCTCGTTTGTGTCCGCCGTGATTGGTGGCGCGATAGTCGCCGCGATCATCGCTGTGCTGATCGTCACCGGAGTCATCGGTGACAAAGAGACGGTCGTGACCAGCAGCGGCGGCGTTGCGGCGACCACGGCGAACGCCAGCGGCGAGGCCAAGACGGTCGGCGCGATCTACAAGCAGGCCTCGCCTGCGGTCGTTTCACTTCAGACCCGCGTAGCGTCAGGAAGCGACAACGCCTTCGGCCAACAACAGGAAGGCACCGCGACGGGCACCGGCTTCGTGATCAGTGATGACGGCTACATCGTCACCAACGATCACGTGGTTGCTGGCTTCAAGGGCGATGTCAAAGTCACCTTCGGCGATGACAAAACGATCTCTGGAAAAGTGATCGGACAGGACCCCTCAAACGACATCGCAATCGTCAAGGTTGACAAGGGCGATCACAAGCTGACCACATTGCCGCTTGGCGATTCGTCCAAAGTCGCAGTTGGCGACCCCGTTGTCGCGATCGGCAACCCGTTTGGGCTGAATCAGAGCGTCACGACCGGAATCGTCTCCGCACTCCAGCGCACGATCACCGCGCCGAACAATTTCTCGATCGACAATGTCATTCAGACCGATGCCGCGATCAACCCCGGTAACTCCGGCGGGCCGCTTTTGAACGGCGCTGGTGAAGTGATCGGCGTGAACAGCCAGATCGCTACGGGCGGCGGCGCGGGCGGTGGTGGCAACGTTGGCATCGGCTTCGCAGTGCCGGCCGACACAGTCAAGAAGATCATCCCTCAGCTTGAGAAAAACGGCAAGGTCGAGTACGCCTACCTCGGTGTTTCGACCGGCACGCTCCCGACTGCGGCGGCCGAACGACTGAAACTGGGCACCGACGCAGGCGCGGTTGTGGCTTGCGTTGTCAAGGGTGGGCCGGGCGAGAAGGCTGGCCTCACGGCCGGAGGGCAGGACACGGCAACCATCGACGGCGCGCAGTTCAACCTCGACGCCGACGTGATCACCAAAGTTGCCGGCAAGGACGTCAAGACCAGTACCGACGTGCAAAAGGCCGTGCTCCAGAAGAAGCCGGGTGACGAGATCGAAATCAACGTCACGCGCAACGGAGACAACAAGACGCTGAAGGCCAAGCTCGGTACCCGTCCGACTTCGACAACGAACAACTGCAGCGACCCGCAGACCCAGCCCTAG
- a CDS encoding PIN domain nuclease, translating into MVVVDTSVWVDFLRGVDSDEASVLTNLIVTGQEVALTDLTFTELLQGVKSDDKAKMLSQELKAFSILRLGSLDDFESAATMFRATRNQGKSVRKTIDCLIAAVCVSADAELLHKDVDFDRLADVSDLKILEFGI; encoded by the coding sequence ATGGTCGTTGTAGACACCAGCGTCTGGGTCGACTTCCTTCGCGGTGTCGACAGCGATGAGGCTTCGGTCCTCACAAATCTCATCGTCACCGGCCAAGAAGTCGCCCTGACTGATCTCACCTTCACGGAACTCCTTCAAGGAGTGAAGTCCGATGACAAAGCGAAAATGCTCTCCCAGGAGTTGAAAGCCTTCAGCATTCTGCGTCTTGGAAGCTTGGATGACTTCGAGTCCGCCGCCACAATGTTTCGAGCGACCCGCAATCAAGGCAAGTCGGTCAGAAAGACGATCGACTGCCTGATCGCAGCGGTGTGCGTGAGCGCGGATGCGGAGCTTCTACACAAGGACGTTGACTTCGACCGACTCGCGGATGTCTCCGATCTGAAGATCCTTGAGTTCGGGATCTGA
- a CDS encoding tryptophan synthase subunit alpha: MSSVETATGVERIAAAFAGHGRKAALMPYLMGGFPNTDDSLRIAQAYIDGGADLIEFGLPFSDPLADGPVIHGAAVDALAGGVVIEKLLDAIAPIAGQVPVLVMTYFNLIEARGVERFLGRVAELGVSGLIVPDIPIEESGALLEPCDRHGLALIPLIAPTTPDERMAEICAQARGFIYTVAVTGTTGERGADAEGLAKLVGRVRAHTELPVAVGFGISDPEQAARVGEIADGAIVGTRLVREAREAHEGAGDPIPAVLELVRSFSAALS; the protein is encoded by the coding sequence GTGAGTTCGGTAGAAACCGCGACTGGCGTTGAGCGGATTGCTGCGGCGTTTGCCGGGCATGGCCGCAAGGCGGCGCTCATGCCGTATCTGATGGGCGGCTTTCCAAACACCGATGATTCGCTTCGCATCGCGCAGGCCTACATCGACGGTGGCGCGGACCTGATCGAGTTTGGTCTGCCGTTCAGCGATCCGCTTGCCGATGGTCCCGTGATTCATGGGGCGGCGGTCGACGCTCTGGCCGGCGGAGTTGTCATCGAAAAATTGTTGGATGCGATTGCGCCGATCGCGGGGCAGGTGCCGGTGCTTGTCATGACTTACTTCAACTTGATTGAGGCGCGTGGGGTGGAGCGGTTCCTTGGCCGCGTCGCTGAGCTTGGCGTCAGTGGACTGATCGTGCCGGATATTCCGATCGAGGAGTCGGGCGCCCTGCTAGAGCCGTGCGATCGGCACGGACTTGCGCTGATTCCGCTCATCGCGCCGACGACACCGGATGAGCGCATGGCAGAGATCTGCGCCCAGGCGCGGGGATTCATCTACACCGTTGCCGTGACCGGTACGACCGGCGAGCGCGGCGCCGATGCCGAAGGGCTGGCGAAGTTAGTTGGTCGCGTCCGCGCCCACACCGAATTGCCCGTGGCAGTCGGATTCGGAATCTCAGACCCCGAACAGGCCGCCCGCGTGGGCGAGATCGCCGACGGCGCGATCGTCGGTACGCGGTTGGTGCGCGAAGCGCGCGAGGCGCATGAAGGTGCAGGAGACCCGATCCCGGCCGTGCTCGAATTGGTTCGATCCTTCTCTGCCGCGCTCAGCTGA
- the trpE gene encoding anthranilate synthase component I, which yields MALPSLEKVRTLAANGSTVIPISESFIEDVETPVSAFLKLRGDGPAFLLESAEQGNRFGRWSFIGVKPRALITLKEGALTVGGVATEFSDPYRAVADDLAKYVPAELPESDLPPVTGGAVGLFGYDLVRYVEPVLGEPNPDPVGLPDMALTITGALVAFDHFKHQLTVIANVFLDEGADVDAAYAEAEQTIAEIREKLSGPVPRMEKRETAPAEEFESNIGDDGYANAVEAVKEYVRAGDAYQVVPSQRWSGECPVDPFSVYRGIRAVNPSPYMYFLEFDDFHIAGASPEPLVRVTGRHAEYRPIAGTRPRAEDPAADVALGDELLADEKEVAEHVMLVDLGRNDLGQVCEYGSVKVDDLMRIETFSHVIHIVSQISGTLKEGESAIELLRSCLPAGTLSGAPKVRAMEIIDELEPVKRGAYAGAIGYVDFGGNLDTCIVIRTVVIKDGIAHVQAGGGIVADSDAATEVAETHAKSRAVFKALELAAAQEDWA from the coding sequence ATGGCGCTGCCCTCGCTCGAGAAGGTCCGCACCCTTGCCGCGAATGGCAGCACCGTCATCCCGATCAGCGAGTCGTTCATCGAGGACGTTGAGACGCCTGTATCCGCGTTTCTAAAGCTGCGCGGCGACGGCCCAGCCTTTCTGCTCGAGTCGGCCGAGCAGGGCAACCGCTTCGGCCGTTGGTCATTCATCGGCGTCAAGCCACGTGCGCTGATCACCCTGAAGGAAGGAGCGCTGACCGTCGGCGGTGTCGCGACTGAATTCAGTGATCCGTATCGCGCGGTTGCCGACGACCTGGCCAAGTACGTCCCGGCGGAGCTGCCGGAGTCCGACCTTCCGCCGGTCACCGGCGGCGCGGTCGGCCTCTTTGGTTACGACCTCGTCCGCTACGTAGAACCAGTGCTCGGCGAGCCGAATCCCGATCCAGTCGGATTGCCCGACATGGCTCTGACGATCACCGGCGCGCTCGTCGCCTTTGACCACTTCAAACACCAGCTCACGGTGATCGCAAACGTCTTCCTCGATGAGGGCGCAGACGTGGACGCCGCCTACGCCGAGGCCGAGCAGACGATCGCCGAGATTCGCGAGAAGCTCAGCGGCCCGGTGCCGCGCATGGAGAAGCGCGAAACGGCGCCGGCCGAAGAGTTCGAATCAAACATCGGAGACGACGGCTACGCAAACGCCGTAGAAGCGGTGAAGGAGTACGTCCGCGCCGGCGACGCCTACCAAGTGGTCCCGTCCCAGCGCTGGAGCGGCGAATGCCCCGTCGATCCATTCAGCGTCTATCGCGGCATCCGCGCTGTGAACCCGTCGCCATACATGTACTTCCTTGAGTTTGATGACTTTCACATCGCCGGCGCATCACCCGAGCCACTTGTCAGGGTCACCGGCCGCCACGCCGAATACCGCCCGATTGCCGGCACCAGGCCGCGCGCAGAAGATCCGGCCGCAGATGTCGCCCTTGGCGACGAGTTGCTCGCGGACGAGAAGGAAGTTGCCGAGCACGTGATGCTGGTCGACCTCGGTCGCAACGATCTCGGCCAGGTCTGCGAATACGGCTCGGTGAAGGTCGACGACCTGATGCGCATCGAGACCTTCAGCCACGTGATTCACATCGTCAGTCAGATCAGCGGCACGCTCAAAGAGGGCGAGTCGGCGATCGAGCTGCTGCGCAGTTGTCTTCCGGCTGGCACATTGAGCGGCGCGCCAAAGGTGCGAGCGATGGAGATCATCGACGAGCTCGAGCCGGTCAAGCGCGGTGCCTACGCTGGAGCGATCGGCTATGTGGATTTCGGCGGCAACCTCGACACATGCATCGTGATTCGCACCGTCGTGATCAAGGACGGCATTGCCCACGTGCAGGCAGGCGGCGGTATCGTCGCCGACTCCGATGCCGCGACCGAGGTCGCAGAAACCCATGCGAAGTCGCGCGCGGTCTTCAAGGCTTTGGAACTCGCAGCGGCGCAAGAGGATTGGGCATGA
- a CDS encoding bifunctional phosphoribosyl-AMP cyclohydrolase/phosphoribosyl-ATP diphosphatase HisIE → MPALTFDSNGLIPCIVQDADTGAVLTLAYMNEESLKKTQETGETWFFSRSRNELWHKGETSGNIQKVRELRYDCDGDAILALVEPTGPACHTGETTCFYRGFEGDPRTQRFEAPGELSRTLAARRAEMPEGSYTTQLLNDPPFIAEKVLEEAEEVTRAAREETDERVADEAADVIYHLAVLMTQRGLSLQDAFQVLNERAR, encoded by the coding sequence ATGCCAGCACTCACCTTCGACTCAAACGGGCTGATCCCATGCATCGTCCAGGACGCCGACACCGGCGCCGTGCTGACGCTTGCCTACATGAACGAGGAATCGCTCAAGAAGACGCAGGAGACAGGGGAGACCTGGTTCTTCTCGCGTTCGCGAAATGAGCTCTGGCACAAGGGTGAGACCAGCGGCAACATCCAGAAGGTGCGCGAGCTGCGTTACGACTGTGACGGCGACGCGATCCTCGCTCTCGTCGAGCCAACCGGCCCTGCCTGCCACACGGGCGAGACGACCTGCTTCTACCGCGGTTTTGAAGGCGATCCGCGCACCCAGCGCTTCGAAGCCCCGGGCGAGCTGAGCCGCACGCTCGCCGCGCGCCGCGCCGAGATGCCCGAAGGCTCCTACACGACCCAGCTTCTGAACGACCCTCCGTTCATCGCCGAGAAGGTCCTTGAAGAGGCCGAAGAGGTCACCCGCGCGGCGCGCGAAGAGACCGACGAACGCGTTGCCGACGAGGCTGCCGACGTGATCTACCACCTCGCGGTCCTGATGACCCAGCGTGGGCTGAGCCTGCAGGATGCCTTCCAAGTTCTCAACGAACGCGCACGCTGA
- a CDS encoding aminodeoxychorismate/anthranilate synthase component II: MKVLIIDNYDSFTYNLVQYLGELGAEIEVVRNDAESIEELQARSPDRVVVSPGPCTPNEAGVSLESIKTFAEAGVPVLGVCLGHQALGQVFGGEVVRGTPTHGKTALVVHDGKTIFADVESPIEVARYHSLVVKPETLPDVLEVSATTNAPEGKIIMGLRHKELPAQGVQFHPESILTGTGLALLANFLRS; this comes from the coding sequence ATGAAGGTTCTGATCATCGACAACTACGACTCGTTCACGTACAACCTCGTGCAGTACCTCGGCGAGCTTGGCGCGGAGATCGAGGTCGTGCGCAACGACGCAGAATCGATCGAAGAGCTTCAGGCGCGCAGCCCCGACCGCGTGGTCGTTTCGCCCGGGCCGTGCACGCCCAACGAGGCGGGCGTGTCACTCGAATCGATCAAGACTTTTGCCGAGGCCGGCGTGCCGGTGCTCGGCGTCTGCCTTGGGCACCAGGCGCTCGGTCAGGTCTTTGGCGGCGAAGTCGTTCGCGGGACCCCGACCCACGGCAAGACCGCATTGGTCGTTCACGACGGCAAGACGATCTTTGCGGACGTCGAGTCTCCGATTGAGGTCGCTCGCTACCACTCGCTTGTCGTGAAGCCAGAAACGCTGCCGGACGTTCTCGAAGTCAGCGCAACGACGAACGCGCCCGAGGGCAAGATCATCATGGGCCTGCGCCACAAGGAGCTTCCAGCTCAGGGCGTGCAATTCCACCCTGAATCGATCTTGACCGGCACCGGGCTTGCACTTCTCGCAAACTTTCTGCGTTCGTAG
- the trpC gene encoding indole-3-glycerol phosphate synthase TrpC encodes MGSRIENLISVTRDELESRKRTTPVAELEKLIASSSREGKPFNEALVRPGLSVIAEHKRRSPSVGEIRAGSTVTEIVQAYERGGAAALSVLTDTKNFGGTIADLDEARVASGLPILAKNFHIDPYQLYESAAHGADAILIVVASVDERRLNELYQEAHSLDLDVLVEVHNEEELEQAFELDADVIGINNRDLATFEIDVETTFELMADIPTGITIVAESGIANMDQIRRLDDAGVDAVLIGQALMSSPDVEEACRAFTRLDED; translated from the coding sequence TTGGGCAGCAGGATCGAAAACCTCATTTCCGTAACGCGAGACGAACTCGAGTCGCGCAAGCGCACCACGCCTGTCGCCGAGCTCGAAAAGCTGATTGCCTCGTCCAGCCGCGAGGGCAAGCCGTTCAACGAAGCGCTCGTGCGCCCCGGCCTTTCCGTGATCGCCGAGCACAAGCGTCGCTCGCCGAGCGTGGGTGAGATCCGCGCCGGTTCCACCGTTACCGAGATCGTCCAGGCCTACGAGCGCGGTGGCGCAGCGGCACTTTCCGTCCTGACCGACACCAAGAACTTCGGCGGCACGATCGCCGACCTCGACGAGGCTCGCGTCGCCAGCGGCCTGCCGATCCTTGCCAAGAACTTCCACATCGATCCGTACCAGCTTTACGAATCGGCAGCCCACGGTGCTGATGCGATCCTGATCGTCGTCGCGTCCGTGGACGAGCGCCGCCTCAATGAGCTCTACCAAGAGGCGCACTCGCTCGACCTCGACGTTCTCGTAGAGGTGCACAACGAGGAAGAGCTCGAGCAGGCATTCGAGCTTGATGCAGACGTGATCGGCATCAACAATCGCGACCTCGCCACCTTCGAGATTGACGTCGAGACCACTTTTGAGCTGATGGCCGACATCCCCACGGGGATCACGATCGTCGCCGAATCAGGCATCGCCAACATGGATCAGATCCGGCGCCTGGACGATGCCGGCGTGGATGCAGTGCTGATCGGCCAAGCACTGATGAGTTCTCCCGATGTGGAAGAAGCGTGTCGCGCGTTCACCCGCCTCGACGAGGACTAA
- a CDS encoding phosphoribosylanthranilate isomerase gives MTTESPDIQTSADAEVTEVARARTRVKICGITREEDARLAVQNNVWAIGMIMWPASPRHVPLQQAAEIADSARKSTEIAGVFVDQPLDEVVALTTEIGLSVVQLHGNEGKHFAQAIVERTGARVIKAFRVQGRDVLGELGKFYNVDFHLLDTYKAGIPGGTGETFDWRFLLDTPRRGNVPLILSGGLTPENVGGAIELVGPYAVDTSSGVESEPGIKDHDKMNAFFAAVKEAVSPLHAVPDSPLTGADDEVLTLAYSRRMQAEADLAARKPSGGDRR, from the coding sequence GTGACGACGGAATCGCCCGATATCCAGACCAGCGCAGATGCTGAAGTAACCGAGGTCGCACGCGCCAGAACGCGCGTGAAGATCTGCGGGATCACCCGCGAGGAAGACGCCCGCCTGGCCGTTCAGAACAACGTCTGGGCCATAGGCATGATCATGTGGCCGGCGAGCCCGCGCCACGTACCGCTCCAGCAGGCGGCCGAGATTGCCGACAGCGCGCGTAAATCAACTGAGATCGCTGGCGTGTTCGTGGATCAGCCGCTGGACGAGGTTGTGGCGCTGACGACCGAGATCGGACTGTCGGTGGTCCAGTTGCACGGAAACGAAGGCAAACACTTTGCCCAGGCCATCGTCGAGCGCACCGGTGCTCGCGTGATCAAAGCGTTCCGCGTCCAGGGCCGCGACGTGCTCGGCGAGCTGGGCAAGTTCTACAACGTCGACTTCCATCTGCTTGACACGTACAAGGCCGGCATTCCCGGCGGTACTGGCGAGACCTTCGACTGGAGATTTCTCCTCGACACGCCACGCCGCGGCAACGTCCCGCTGATCCTCTCTGGCGGATTGACACCCGAGAACGTCGGTGGCGCGATCGAGCTGGTTGGCCCGTACGCGGTCGACACGTCCTCCGGCGTCGAGAGCGAGCCGGGAATCAAAGATCACGACAAGATGAACGCGTTCTTTGCCGCAGTGAAGGAAGCCGTCTCGCCGCTCCACGCGGTGCCTGACAGCCCGCTCACCGGAGCGGACGACGAAGTTCTCACCCTCGCTTACAGTCGCCGAATGCAAGCCGAAGCCGACCTCGCAGCCCGCAAGCCAAGTGGCGGCGACCGCCGATGA